DNA sequence from the Vibrio pelagius genome:
CCAACAGCACTTGGGGCGAAACGTAAAAACCCAAGTTTCGATTCGTGCATTTTTGACATCAGTGAAATGAGCTATGTGATATTTATCACACTTATGATTTACATAATAATAGCGTTGTACCGAGGCAAAGCGCCTCAAGTAAACAAATTTTTTGAGGATTACATTATGAAACGCATTATTACTCTTGCTGCGACTCTAGCATTCACTTCAGCTTCTTTCGCTTCATCTTCTTGGGTTCAAGTTGATCGTGAAGCCAACCTGGATGTGGGTGTTTTTGCTACTCAAGAACAAGCTCAAAACGCTGCTGAAGAGTTTGCCACTTCACTAAACACAATGAACAATCAACAACTCAAAGCGGCGTTGCCAACGAATCAACATCACTTTGTACGCAATGTTCGTCTAGGTGATTCAAGTGTGTCAGTAGAACAAATCGAAAGTGGTGAATATCAAGCAAGCCTGCACCAAGACTACGCTTTCACTGCATTTGAACGTGATTAACCGAATCTCGAAGCGGGAAGCATCAATCTAAAAATAAACTGCCGCTCTCGTTTCAAAAATTGCCCTGTTATCGAAGATGTCTGCTTTGGACTTCTTCGATGACAGAAATTTTTTCCGATTGGCAGCTACAATTTGCCACGCATAATGTGTTGCGGACCCGCGGCTCCTCCAAGGTACAACTCTCCGGTCTTTTCGAAACCAGC
Encoded proteins:
- a CDS encoding DUF3316 domain-containing protein is translated as MKRIITLAATLAFTSASFASSSWVQVDREANLDVGVFATQEQAQNAAEEFATSLNTMNNQQLKAALPTNQHHFVRNVRLGDSSVSVEQIESGEYQASLHQDYAFTAFERD